Proteins from a genomic interval of Xanthomonas sp. AM6:
- a CDS encoding GGDEF domain-containing protein, which translates to MPIVVIGLVFAHALIAHGGGTGTPAAQWCGLAVQAMAVLAVLQRLRRAPAVDRTPWRLLGGVVGVQMLWTGCNLLALLLPSHGPALQKLGVMFSGSSMIPALFLIARSFNRPQSRLLLALDALLALAGAGLLYLLIDLALSADNGFSEPNVSLIINHGDAMGLLLASMATLRLLGAGGCSRRHFYLSASAYLWVNGAVAALYNRIELDGLPWWGGLLIDLPCTVLVLVAALPRGRWLRRARPSLRGAELIAAFAPIVFSLAVLLLAISVSRVSFLWGMAAATLAVMVYGAHVAFLHSEHLEIQRLSRLGTRRLQQQVARDPLTGIANRVGLAARLRELDSGSDCSLLMIDIDFFKQFNDSHGHVVGDACLVEVATALAEALPARTATVARYGGEEFAVVLPDTAAEAAHAIARRLLAAVEHRQIPHPASPMGVVTVSIGIATHPASAEAAIELLHHADAALYRAKRNGRNCCAHALDAAVDAQAPCGTG; encoded by the coding sequence TTGCCTATCGTCGTCATCGGCTTGGTGTTCGCGCATGCGCTGATCGCGCATGGCGGCGGCACCGGCACGCCGGCAGCGCAGTGGTGCGGCCTGGCGGTGCAGGCCATGGCGGTGCTGGCGGTGCTGCAGCGGCTGCGACGGGCGCCGGCGGTGGACCGGACGCCGTGGCGGCTGCTGGGCGGCGTGGTCGGCGTGCAGATGCTGTGGACCGGCTGCAACCTGCTGGCGCTGCTGTTGCCGTCGCATGGCCCCGCGCTGCAGAAGCTGGGGGTGATGTTCTCCGGTTCCTCGATGATCCCGGCGCTGTTCCTGATCGCGCGTTCGTTCAACCGGCCGCAGTCGCGGCTGCTGCTGGCGCTGGACGCGCTGCTGGCGCTGGCCGGCGCCGGCCTGCTGTACCTGTTGATCGACCTGGCGCTGTCGGCCGACAACGGCTTCTCCGAGCCGAACGTCAGCCTGATCATCAATCACGGCGACGCGATGGGCCTGCTGCTGGCCTCGATGGCCACGCTGCGCCTGCTCGGCGCCGGCGGCTGCAGCCGCCGCCACTTCTATCTCAGCGCCAGCGCCTACCTGTGGGTCAACGGCGCGGTCGCGGCGCTGTACAACCGCATCGAACTGGACGGGCTGCCGTGGTGGGGCGGGCTGCTGATCGACCTGCCCTGCACGGTGCTGGTGCTGGTCGCGGCGCTGCCGCGCGGGCGTTGGCTGCGCCGCGCGCGGCCGAGCCTGCGCGGCGCGGAGCTGATCGCCGCGTTCGCGCCGATCGTGTTCTCGCTGGCGGTGCTGCTGCTGGCGATCAGCGTGTCGCGGGTGAGCTTCCTGTGGGGCATGGCCGCGGCCACGCTGGCGGTGATGGTGTACGGCGCGCACGTGGCGTTCCTGCACAGCGAGCACCTGGAGATCCAGCGCCTGAGCCGCCTGGGCACGCGCCGCCTGCAGCAGCAGGTGGCGCGCGATCCGCTGACCGGCATCGCCAACCGCGTCGGCCTGGCGGCGCGCCTGCGCGAGCTGGACAGCGGTTCGGACTGCTCGCTGCTGATGATCGACATCGATTTCTTCAAGCAGTTCAACGACAGCCACGGCCACGTGGTCGGCGACGCCTGCCTGGTCGAAGTGGCCACCGCGCTGGCCGAGGCCTTGCCCGCGCGCACCGCCACCGTGGCGCGCTATGGCGGCGAAGAGTTCGCGGTGGTGCTGCCGGACACCGCGGCCGAGGCCGCGCACGCGATCGCGCGGCGCCTGCTGGCGGCGGTCGAGCACCGGCAGATCCCGCATCCGGCCAGCCCGATGGGCGTGGTCACGGTCAGCATCGGCATCGCCACCCATCCGGCCAGCGCCGAGGCGGCGATCGAACTGCTGCACCACGCCGACGCCGCGCTGTACCGGGCCAAGCGCAACGGCCGCAACTGCTGTGCGCATGCGCTGGACGCCGCGGTGGACGCGCAGGCGCCGTGCGGTACCGGCTGA
- the gcvP gene encoding aminomethyl-transferring glycine dehydrogenase: MSHTPSLRDLEHHSAFVERHIGPNDAEIAHMLRTVGHDSLEALTDAIVPGKIKSPQPLALPDAITEEEALAKIRAIADKNQVLRSFIGQGYYGTHTPKVILRNILENPAWYTAYTPYQAEISQGRMEALINFQTMCADLTGMEIANASLLDEATAAAEAMTLAKRSAKAKSDTFFVHDAVHPQTLELLRTRAEPLGIVLRVGTPEEALQAECFGVLLQYPDSFGHIGDHAALADAVHARGGLVAVATDLLALTLIAAPGDWGADIVVGNSQRFGVPFGFGGPHAAFMACRDAYKRSMPGRLIGVSIDAAGNPAYRLTLQTREQHIRREKATSNICTAQVLLAVMASMYAVYHGPDGLTRIARRTHRLAAILAAALRNAGVSVGERFFDTLHVKDVDADAIHAKARAAGINLRAIDSEAVGISLDETATRADVIALAQLFGAQADIDALDAATADALPQGLLRSSAFLQHPVFNTHHSEHELLRYMRALADKDLAMDRTMIPLGSCTMKLNATAEMIPVTWPQFGAIHPLAPTEQSTGYKQLIDELEAMLVECTGYDAVSLQPNSGAQGEYAGLLAIRAYHRSRGEAHRDICLIPESAHGTNPASAQMCGMKVVVTKCDANGNVDVDDIRAQAEKYSDRLAALMITYPSTHGVFEEDVVAICEAVHAHGGQVYTDGANMNALVGLAKPGKWGSDVSHLNLHKTFCIPHGGGGPGVGPCAVKSHLAPFLPRTLGGEGDVGMVSAASFGSASILPISWMYVTMMGNAGLRKATQVALLNANYIAKRLAPHYRTLYTGRNGLVAHECILDVRPLEKTTGIGAEDVAKRLIDFGFHAPTLSFPVAGTLMVEPTESESLHELDRFIDAMIQIREEIAAIEDGRLDREDNPLKHAPHTAAQVTAGEWTHAYPRELAAFPLPTLKQAKYWPPVARVDNVYGDKNVMCACIPVDAYKDDVVA; encoded by the coding sequence ATGTCTCACACTCCCTCGCTGCGCGACCTCGAACACCACTCGGCCTTCGTCGAGCGCCACATCGGCCCGAACGACGCCGAGATCGCGCACATGCTGCGCACCGTCGGCCACGACTCGCTGGAGGCGCTGACCGACGCCATCGTTCCCGGCAAAATCAAGTCGCCGCAGCCGCTGGCGCTGCCGGACGCGATCACCGAAGAGGAGGCGCTGGCCAAGATCCGCGCCATCGCCGACAAGAACCAGGTGCTGCGCAGCTTCATCGGCCAGGGCTACTACGGCACCCACACGCCGAAGGTGATCCTGCGCAACATCCTGGAGAACCCGGCCTGGTACACCGCCTACACCCCGTACCAGGCGGAGATCTCGCAGGGCCGCATGGAAGCGCTGATCAACTTCCAGACCATGTGCGCGGACCTGACCGGCATGGAGATCGCCAACGCCTCGCTGCTGGACGAGGCCACCGCCGCGGCCGAGGCCATGACCCTGGCCAAGCGCTCGGCCAAGGCGAAGTCCGACACCTTCTTCGTGCACGACGCAGTGCACCCGCAGACCCTGGAGCTGCTGCGCACCCGCGCCGAGCCGCTGGGCATCGTGCTGCGCGTGGGCACGCCGGAGGAGGCGCTGCAGGCCGAGTGCTTCGGCGTGCTGCTGCAGTATCCGGACAGCTTCGGCCACATCGGCGACCACGCCGCGCTGGCCGACGCCGTGCACGCGCGCGGCGGCCTGGTCGCGGTGGCCACCGACCTGCTGGCGCTGACCCTGATCGCCGCGCCCGGCGACTGGGGCGCGGACATCGTGGTCGGCAACTCGCAGCGCTTCGGCGTGCCGTTCGGCTTCGGCGGCCCGCACGCGGCGTTCATGGCCTGCCGCGACGCCTACAAGCGCTCGATGCCCGGGCGCCTGATCGGCGTGTCGATCGACGCGGCCGGCAACCCCGCCTACCGCCTCACCCTGCAGACCCGCGAGCAGCACATCCGCCGCGAGAAGGCCACCTCCAACATCTGCACCGCGCAGGTGCTGCTGGCGGTGATGGCCTCGATGTACGCGGTCTACCACGGCCCCGACGGCCTGACCCGCATCGCGCGGCGCACCCATCGCCTGGCCGCGATCCTGGCCGCGGCGCTGCGCAATGCCGGCGTCAGCGTCGGCGAGCGCTTCTTCGACACCCTGCACGTCAAGGACGTGGATGCCGACGCGATCCACGCCAAGGCGCGCGCGGCCGGCATCAACCTGCGCGCGATCGACAGCGAAGCGGTGGGCATCAGCCTGGACGAGACCGCCACCCGCGCCGACGTCATCGCGCTGGCGCAGCTGTTCGGCGCCCAGGCCGACATCGACGCGCTCGACGCCGCCACCGCCGATGCGCTGCCGCAGGGCCTGCTGCGCAGCAGCGCGTTCCTGCAGCACCCGGTGTTCAACACCCACCACAGCGAGCACGAACTGCTGCGCTACATGCGCGCGCTGGCCGACAAGGACCTGGCGATGGATCGCACCATGATCCCGCTGGGCAGCTGCACGATGAAGCTCAACGCCACCGCCGAGATGATCCCGGTGACCTGGCCGCAGTTCGGCGCGATCCACCCGCTGGCCCCGACCGAGCAGTCCACCGGCTACAAGCAGCTGATCGACGAACTGGAAGCGATGCTGGTCGAATGCACCGGCTACGACGCGGTCAGCCTGCAGCCCAACTCCGGCGCGCAGGGCGAATACGCCGGCCTGCTGGCGATCCGCGCCTATCACCGTTCGCGCGGCGAAGCGCACCGCGACATCTGCCTGATCCCCGAGTCCGCGCACGGCACCAACCCGGCCTCGGCGCAGATGTGCGGCATGAAGGTCGTGGTCACCAAGTGCGACGCCAACGGCAACGTCGACGTCGACGACATCCGCGCCCAGGCCGAGAAGTACTCCGACCGGCTGGCCGCGCTGATGATCACCTACCCGTCCACCCACGGCGTGTTCGAGGAAGACGTGGTGGCGATCTGCGAGGCGGTGCATGCGCACGGCGGCCAGGTCTACACCGACGGCGCCAACATGAACGCGCTGGTCGGCCTGGCCAAGCCCGGCAAGTGGGGCTCGGACGTGTCGCACCTGAACCTGCACAAGACCTTCTGCATCCCGCACGGCGGCGGCGGCCCGGGCGTGGGCCCGTGCGCGGTGAAGTCGCATCTGGCGCCGTTCCTGCCGCGCACGCTGGGCGGCGAAGGCGATGTCGGCATGGTCAGCGCGGCCAGCTTCGGTTCGGCCTCGATCCTGCCGATCAGCTGGATGTACGTCACCATGATGGGCAACGCCGGGCTGCGCAAGGCGACCCAGGTCGCGCTGCTCAACGCCAACTACATCGCCAAGCGCCTGGCGCCGCACTACAGGACGCTGTACACCGGCCGCAACGGGCTGGTCGCGCACGAATGCATCCTGGACGTGCGCCCGCTGGAGAAGACCACCGGCATCGGCGCCGAGGACGTGGCCAAGCGCCTGATCGACTTCGGCTTCCACGCCCCGACGCTGAGCTTCCCGGTCGCCGGCACGCTGATGGTGGAGCCGACCGAGAGCGAATCGCTGCACGAGCTGGACCGCTTCATCGACGCGATGATCCAGATCCGCGAGGAGATCGCCGCGATCGAGGACGGCCGCCTGGACCGCGAGGACAATCCGCTCAAGCACGCCCCGCACACCGCCGCGCAGGTCACCGCCGGCGAGTGGACCCACGCCTACCCGCGCGAGCTGGCCGCGTTCCCGCTGCCCACGCTCAAGCAGGCCAAGTACTGGCCGCCGGTGGCGCGGGTGGACAACGTCTACGGCGACAAGAACGTGATGTGCGCGTGCATCCCGGTGGATGCGTACAAGGACGACGTGGTGGCGTAA